In the genome of Streptomyces collinus, one region contains:
- a CDS encoding glycoside hydrolase family 3 protein, with amino-acid sequence MTTLASGTDTLTRDALTVLQPGFTGTTAPDWLLRRLGEGLASVGLFGRNIASSGQLAALTAQLRAERDDVLVAIDEEGGDVTRLEVRNGSSFPGNHALGAIDDVELTQQVAHELGRRLAACGVNLNWAPSADVNSDPRNPVIGVRSFGADTGLAARHTAAYVTGLQSAGVAACTKHFPGHGDTAVDSHHALPRIDVSAGVLAERELAPFRAAIAAGTRAVMSAHILVPALDPDRPATLSHRILTGLLRDELGYAGLIVTDGMEMHAIAGTYGIERGSVLAIAAGADAICVGGGLADDATVLRLRDALVSAVRAGELPEGRLAEAADRVRALARWAGTAGRPAEDTHGTEIGLHAARRALTVTAAPGLGDPATFKPLTEPPYVAALTPVANIAVGDETPWGIAAELIHLLPGTVTGSFSAGDGPESEAGENAGRAALQAAGPRRIVAVVRDEHRHPWMASALDALLAARPDTVVVEMGVPQAAPRGALHIATHGAARVCGRAAAEVIAGAMGR; translated from the coding sequence ATGACGACACTCGCCAGCGGCACCGACACACTCACCCGCGACGCCCTGACGGTCCTCCAGCCCGGCTTCACCGGCACCACCGCCCCCGACTGGCTGCTGCGCCGCCTCGGTGAGGGACTCGCCTCCGTCGGGCTCTTCGGCCGCAACATCGCCTCCTCCGGCCAACTCGCCGCCCTCACCGCACAGCTGCGGGCCGAGCGCGACGACGTCCTCGTCGCCATCGACGAGGAGGGCGGCGACGTGACCCGCCTGGAGGTGCGCAACGGCTCCTCCTTCCCGGGCAACCACGCCCTCGGCGCGATCGACGACGTGGAGCTGACCCAGCAGGTCGCCCACGAACTGGGCCGGCGCCTTGCCGCGTGCGGCGTCAACCTCAACTGGGCCCCGTCCGCCGACGTCAACTCCGACCCGCGCAACCCGGTCATCGGCGTCCGCTCCTTCGGCGCCGACACCGGCCTGGCCGCCCGGCACACGGCTGCCTATGTGACCGGCCTGCAATCCGCCGGGGTCGCCGCCTGCACCAAGCACTTCCCGGGCCACGGCGACACGGCCGTCGACTCCCACCACGCCCTGCCGCGCATCGACGTCTCCGCCGGCGTGCTGGCCGAACGCGAACTGGCCCCCTTCCGCGCCGCCATCGCCGCCGGCACCCGGGCCGTCATGAGCGCCCACATCCTCGTCCCCGCCCTGGACCCAGACCGTCCCGCCACCCTCTCGCACCGCATCCTCACCGGCCTGCTGCGCGACGAACTGGGCTACGCCGGCCTCATCGTCACCGACGGCATGGAGATGCACGCCATCGCCGGCACCTACGGCATCGAACGCGGCAGCGTCCTCGCCATCGCCGCGGGCGCCGACGCGATCTGCGTGGGCGGCGGCCTCGCTGACGACGCGACCGTGCTGCGCCTGCGGGACGCCCTGGTCTCGGCCGTGCGCGCGGGCGAACTCCCGGAGGGGCGCCTCGCCGAGGCCGCCGACCGGGTACGGGCCCTCGCCCGCTGGGCGGGCACGGCAGGGCGCCCGGCCGAGGACACCCACGGCACCGAGATCGGCCTGCATGCCGCCCGCCGCGCCCTCACCGTGACGGCCGCGCCCGGCCTCGGCGATCCCGCGACGTTCAAGCCCCTCACCGAACCGCCCTACGTCGCCGCCCTCACCCCCGTCGCCAACATCGCGGTCGGCGACGAGACGCCATGGGGCATCGCCGCCGAGCTCATCCACCTCCTGCCCGGCACTGTGACCGGCAGCTTCTCCGCCGGGGACGGCCCGGAGAGCGAGGCCGGGGAGAACGCCGGCCGCGCGGCCCTCCAGGCCGCCGGACCGCGCCGCATCGTGGCCGTCGTCCGCGACGAACACCGCCACCCCTGGATGGCCTCCGCCCTCGACGCCCTGCTGGCCGCCCGCCCCGACACCGTCGTCGTCGAGATGGGTGTCCCGCAGGCCGCCCCGCGCGGCGCCCTGCACATCGCCACCCACGGCGCGGCCCGCGTCTGCGGCCGGGCGGCGGCCGAGGTGATCGCCGGAGCCATGGGCCGCTGA
- a CDS encoding helix-turn-helix transcriptional regulator yields MSEQVHNRLAVVRAEHKVSRQSLAEAVGAHYQTIGYIERGQYNPSLDLALKIAKFFGLPVEALFSLEPFRPLTDEVYGRKQP; encoded by the coding sequence ATGAGCGAGCAGGTGCACAACAGGCTGGCCGTGGTGCGCGCCGAACACAAGGTGTCGCGCCAGAGCCTGGCCGAGGCAGTGGGGGCCCACTACCAGACCATCGGCTACATCGAGCGGGGGCAGTACAACCCGAGCCTCGACCTGGCGCTGAAGATCGCGAAGTTCTTCGGTCTGCCGGTCGAGGCCCTGTTCTCCCTCGAACCGTTCCGGCCGCTCACGGACGAGGTCTACGGGAGGAAACAGCCATGA
- the nagB gene encoding glucosamine-6-phosphate deaminase, with protein sequence MEVVIVPDAEAGGELIAEAMAKLLGRKPGALLGVATGSTPLPVYEALAAKVRSGAVDVGQARIAQLDEYVGLPADHPESYRSVLRREVLEPLGIGMDQFTGPDGTAEDVQGACEAYDKALSDAGGVDLQLLGIGTDGHIGFNEPCSSLASRTRIKTLTEQTRIDNARFFGGDIGQVPHHVITQGIGTILEARHLVLLATGEGKADAVAATVEGPIAAVCPASALQLHPHATVVVDEAAASKLKLADYFRHTYANKPEWQGI encoded by the coding sequence GTGGAAGTTGTCATCGTTCCGGACGCCGAGGCCGGCGGCGAGCTCATCGCCGAGGCCATGGCCAAGCTGCTTGGCCGCAAGCCCGGCGCCCTGCTCGGCGTGGCCACCGGCTCGACGCCGCTGCCCGTGTACGAGGCACTGGCGGCGAAGGTCCGCTCCGGTGCCGTGGACGTCGGGCAGGCGCGGATCGCGCAGCTCGACGAGTACGTGGGGCTGCCCGCCGATCATCCGGAGTCGTACCGCTCGGTGCTGCGGCGCGAGGTACTTGAGCCGCTCGGGATCGGGATGGACCAGTTCACGGGCCCGGACGGCACGGCGGAGGACGTACAGGGGGCGTGCGAGGCGTATGACAAGGCGCTGTCGGACGCCGGGGGTGTGGACCTTCAGCTGCTCGGGATCGGGACCGACGGGCACATAGGGTTCAACGAGCCGTGCTCGTCGCTGGCTTCACGGACGCGGATCAAGACGCTGACGGAGCAGACCCGGATCGACAACGCGCGCTTCTTCGGCGGTGACATCGGCCAGGTGCCGCACCACGTGATCACGCAGGGCATCGGCACCATCCTGGAGGCCCGGCACCTGGTGCTGCTCGCCACCGGTGAGGGCAAGGCTGACGCGGTCGCGGCGACGGTGGAAGGGCCGATCGCCGCGGTGTGCCCCGCGTCCGCGCTCCAGCTCCACCCGCATGCGACCGTCGTCGTGGACGAGGCCGCCGCGTCGAAGCTGAAGCTGGCGGACTACTTCCGGCACACCTACGCCAACAAGCCGGAGTGGCAGGGCATCTGA
- a CDS encoding SIS domain-containing protein codes for MTAPTPDPLSELPGRTMAREMAEQPAVLRRILSEGAPAIQDVARRIAARAPRFVLLTARGTSDNAALYAKYLLEIRLGLPCGLTSMSTTTAYGARPDLTDVLVVTVSQSGGSPDLVASTRAAREAGAVTLAVTNNPDSPLAGVSEYHIDIMAGPEKALPATKTYTASLLALYLFVEGLRGGDGAPAQVLPDLAEQLLARQDEVRTLAARYRFAERMVITSRGYGYPTAKEAALKLMETSYIPALSYSGADLLHGPLAMVDNVSPVIAVVTDGKGGEALQPVLDRLRGRGADLVVIGPRHQVERASAGFVLPTDGVAEEVQPLLEIIPLQLLAYEVTIARGQDPDAPRALAKVTETR; via the coding sequence ATGACCGCCCCCACACCGGACCCCCTCAGCGAGCTCCCGGGCCGGACCATGGCCCGTGAGATGGCAGAGCAGCCCGCCGTCCTGCGCCGGATCCTGTCCGAAGGCGCCCCCGCCATCCAGGACGTCGCCCGGCGGATCGCGGCCCGCGCGCCCCGCTTCGTGCTGCTGACCGCCCGCGGCACCTCCGACAACGCCGCCCTGTACGCCAAGTACCTCCTGGAGATCCGGCTCGGCCTGCCTTGCGGACTCACCTCGATGTCCACCACCACGGCCTACGGCGCACGGCCCGACCTCACCGACGTCCTCGTCGTCACCGTCAGCCAGTCCGGCGGCTCCCCGGACCTGGTCGCCTCCACCCGGGCCGCCCGCGAGGCCGGTGCGGTCACGCTGGCCGTCACCAACAACCCGGACTCACCGCTCGCCGGCGTCTCCGAGTACCACATCGACATCATGGCCGGGCCGGAGAAGGCTCTCCCCGCGACCAAGACCTACACCGCCTCCCTTCTCGCTCTCTACCTCTTCGTCGAGGGCCTGCGCGGCGGCGACGGCGCGCCCGCGCAGGTGCTCCCGGATCTCGCCGAGCAGTTGCTCGCCCGGCAGGACGAGGTGCGCACTCTCGCCGCCCGCTACCGCTTCGCCGAGCGCATGGTGATCACGTCCCGCGGCTACGGCTACCCCACGGCCAAGGAGGCGGCCCTCAAGCTGATGGAGACCAGCTACATCCCCGCTCTCTCCTACTCCGGCGCGGACCTGCTGCACGGACCGCTCGCCATGGTCGACAACGTCTCCCCGGTCATCGCGGTGGTCACCGACGGCAAGGGCGGCGAAGCGCTCCAGCCCGTCCTGGACCGGTTGCGCGGCCGCGGTGCCGACCTCGTCGTCATCGGCCCCAGGCATCAGGTGGAGCGGGCGTCGGCCGGCTTCGTCCTGCCCACGGACGGCGTGGCCGAGGAGGTCCAGCCCCTGCTGGAGATCATCCCGCTCCAGCTCCTGGCCTACGAAGTCACCATCGCCCGGGGGCAGGACCCGGACGCGCCCCGGGCGCTGGCGAAGGTGACGGAGACTCGCTGA
- a CDS encoding SDR family oxidoreductase, producing MGVLTGRTALVTGASRGIGRGIAERLGRDGARVAVHYGRNETAAKETVAAIERAGGSAFAMGVELGVPGDAQALWEEFDRHADGLDILVNNAAIGNTRPIRELEEREYDKAFAVNVKAPFFILKHGMTRLRDGGRVVNISSGLARTAVMPDNMAYAMTKGALDVFSRDLSKVLGSRGITVNSVAPGIIDTDNTAALLHGSPDGWAKAAAISALGGVGEPAEVADVVAFLVSDGGRWVTGSWVDVTGGSLT from the coding sequence ATGGGCGTGCTCACGGGCAGGACGGCACTCGTCACGGGGGCGAGCAGGGGCATCGGGCGGGGAATCGCCGAACGGCTGGGGCGCGACGGCGCCCGGGTGGCGGTGCACTACGGCAGGAACGAGACGGCGGCGAAGGAGACGGTCGCAGCGATCGAGAGGGCCGGGGGCTCGGCGTTCGCGATGGGCGTGGAGCTGGGGGTACCGGGGGACGCCCAGGCGCTGTGGGAGGAGTTCGACCGGCATGCGGACGGTCTGGACATCCTCGTGAACAACGCGGCGATCGGCAACACGCGGCCGATCCGGGAGCTGGAGGAGCGTGAGTACGACAAGGCCTTCGCGGTGAATGTGAAGGCGCCGTTCTTCATCCTCAAGCACGGCATGACCCGTCTGCGGGACGGTGGCCGGGTCGTCAACATCTCGTCGGGGCTGGCCCGGACGGCGGTGATGCCGGACAACATGGCGTACGCGATGACGAAGGGCGCGCTGGACGTCTTCTCACGCGACCTGTCCAAGGTGCTGGGGAGCCGGGGCATCACGGTGAACTCGGTGGCCCCGGGGATCATCGACACCGACAACACGGCAGCCCTGCTGCACGGCAGCCCCGACGGCTGGGCGAAGGCCGCCGCGATATCGGCGCTGGGCGGCGTGGGCGAACCCGCCGAGGTCGCCGACGTGGTGGCGTTCCTGGTGTCGGACGGGGGGCGGTGGGTGACGGGCAGCTGGGTGGATGTGACGGGAGGTTCGCTCACATAG
- a CDS encoding TetR/AcrR family transcriptional regulator, whose amino-acid sequence MVNDDGTAKARTGPDAASAEAAGGGRARTKSRGRPRSFDRETALEKALLAFWEHGYEATSVSDLTRVMDIGAPSLYAAFGDKRSLFEEVVRMYGTRYGSFTERALAEEPTARAAVERALREAATAYTEPGHPHGCLVVHAATNCSTPEVEESLRGRRNANIAAFESRIRADVAAGVLPPATDAAALARHTGAMIQGMSQQARDGASREELEAVAEIALSIWPRTGTHTG is encoded by the coding sequence ATGGTGAACGACGACGGAACCGCGAAGGCCCGGACAGGGCCTGACGCCGCGAGTGCGGAAGCCGCCGGAGGCGGCAGGGCCAGGACCAAGTCCCGCGGCCGCCCCCGCTCCTTCGATCGCGAGACCGCGCTGGAGAAGGCCCTCCTCGCCTTCTGGGAGCACGGCTACGAGGCCACGTCCGTCTCCGACCTCACCCGCGTCATGGACATCGGGGCCCCCAGCCTGTACGCGGCCTTCGGTGACAAGCGGTCCCTCTTCGAAGAGGTCGTCCGCATGTACGGCACGAGATACGGATCCTTCACCGAGCGCGCCCTCGCCGAGGAGCCCACCGCGCGGGCCGCCGTCGAGCGGGCCCTGCGCGAGGCCGCCACCGCGTACACGGAACCCGGCCACCCGCACGGCTGCCTCGTCGTCCACGCCGCCACGAACTGCTCGACCCCCGAGGTGGAGGAGTCGCTGCGCGGCCGCCGCAACGCCAACATCGCCGCGTTCGAGAGCCGCATCAGGGCCGATGTCGCCGCCGGTGTGCTGCCGCCGGCCACCGACGCCGCCGCCCTGGCCCGGCACACCGGAGCGATGATCCAGGGCATGTCACAACAGGCACGCGACGGGGCGAGCCGGGAGGAACTGGAGGCGGTCGCGGAAATTGCCCTGTCCATCTGGCCCCGCACAGGAACACACACGGGTTAG
- a CDS encoding sensor histidine kinase, translating to MNELVRQHTALDDTDLEWLHLLVSEWQLLSDLSFADLVLWVPTSDGTRYVSVAQMRPNTGPTSYQDDMVGHLVPRGRRPMLDAALDEGRIVREGDPEWREEVPVRVESIPVRREGRVLGVIARNTNLLTVRTPSRLELTYLQSASDLAQMIAAGSFPFANQQLDMDASPRVGDGLIRLDADAIVQYASPNALSAYHRLGLASDLVGQHLGKTTAELAPTRGPVDEALAKVASGWAPREFEIEASDGVIQFRAIPLKPKGTRIGSLVLLRDVTELRRRERELITKDATIREIHHRVKNNLQTVAALLRLQARRIESDRGREALEEAVRRVGSIAIVHETLSQNLDERVEFDDIADRVLAMVAEISPGKVAGRRTGRFGILDAEVATPLSMVLTEVLQNALEHGFREGDTGTVEVSAVRGGTSKEARLLVTVQDDGVGLPEGFDPHTAGNLGLQIVRTLVEGELGGTFDMVPAPERGTRVILDIPVRSQK from the coding sequence ATGAACGAACTCGTACGCCAGCACACCGCCCTCGACGACACCGATCTCGAGTGGCTGCACCTGCTGGTCTCGGAGTGGCAGCTGCTCTCCGACCTCTCCTTCGCCGACCTGGTCCTGTGGGTCCCCACCAGCGACGGCACCCGGTACGTCTCGGTCGCCCAGATGCGCCCCAACACCGGCCCGACCTCGTACCAGGACGACATGGTGGGCCACCTCGTCCCGCGCGGCCGCCGGCCGATGCTGGACGCCGCCCTCGACGAAGGCCGCATCGTGCGCGAGGGCGACCCGGAGTGGCGCGAGGAGGTCCCCGTCCGGGTCGAGTCGATCCCCGTACGGCGGGAGGGGCGCGTCCTCGGTGTCATCGCGCGCAACACCAACCTCCTCACCGTGCGCACCCCGAGCCGCCTGGAGCTCACCTATCTGCAGAGCGCCTCCGACCTCGCGCAGATGATCGCGGCCGGGTCCTTCCCGTTCGCGAACCAGCAGCTCGACATGGATGCCTCGCCCCGCGTGGGCGACGGCCTGATCCGGCTCGATGCCGATGCCATCGTCCAGTACGCCTCCCCGAACGCCCTGTCCGCCTACCACCGGCTCGGCCTCGCCTCCGACCTCGTCGGCCAGCACCTGGGCAAGACCACCGCCGAACTCGCCCCGACCCGGGGCCCGGTGGACGAGGCGCTCGCCAAGGTCGCCAGCGGCTGGGCGCCGCGCGAGTTCGAGATCGAGGCCAGTGACGGGGTCATCCAGTTCCGCGCGATCCCGCTCAAGCCCAAGGGAACCCGCATCGGTTCCCTCGTCCTGCTCCGTGACGTCACCGAACTGCGTCGGCGAGAGCGCGAGTTGATCACCAAGGACGCGACGATCCGGGAGATCCACCACCGAGTCAAGAACAACCTCCAGACGGTGGCGGCGCTGCTCCGCCTCCAGGCGCGGCGCATCGAGTCCGACCGTGGGCGCGAGGCCCTCGAAGAGGCGGTGCGGCGCGTCGGATCGATTGCGATCGTGCACGAGACGCTCTCCCAGAACCTGGACGAGCGGGTGGAGTTCGACGACATCGCCGACCGTGTGCTGGCCATGGTCGCGGAGATCTCCCCGGGCAAGGTCGCCGGCCGGCGCACCGGTCGCTTCGGCATTCTCGACGCCGAGGTCGCCACGCCGCTGTCGATGGTGCTGACCGAGGTGCTGCAGAACGCGCTCGAGCACGGTTTTCGTGAGGGCGACACCGGCACGGTCGAGGTCTCGGCGGTCCGGGGCGGCACGAGCAAGGAGGCCCGGCTGCTGGTCACGGTCCAGGACGACGGGGTCGGCCTGCCGGAAGGGTTCGATCCGCACACCGCCGGTAACCTCGGCCTGCAGATCGTGCGGACCCTGGTGGAGGGGGAGTTGGGCGGCACCTTCGACATGGTCCCGGCCCCGGAGCGTGGCACCCGCGTGATCCTCGACATCCCGGTGCGGTCCCAGAAGTAG
- a CDS encoding WhiB family transcriptional regulator produces MDWRHNAVCREEDPELFFPIGNTGPALLQIEEAKAVCRRCPVIEQCLQWALESGQDSGVWGGLSEDERRAMKRRAARNRARQASA; encoded by the coding sequence ATGGACTGGCGTCACAACGCCGTTTGCCGCGAGGAAGACCCCGAGCTCTTCTTCCCCATCGGCAACACCGGTCCTGCGCTGCTGCAGATCGAGGAAGCCAAGGCCGTCTGCCGTCGCTGCCCGGTGATCGAGCAGTGTCTGCAGTGGGCGCTCGAGTCCGGCCAGGACTCCGGCGTCTGGGGTGGTCTCAGCGAGGACGAGCGCCGTGCCATGAAGCGCCGCGCCGCCCGCAACCGGGCCCGTCAGGCCTCCGCCTGA